One window of the Shewanella cyperi genome contains the following:
- a CDS encoding LysE family transporter has translation MDLSLLATLGVIHSVALMSPGPDVAMVLRVASSNPPRVALLTATGISLAILLHTLASLTGLSLIIQSSPWLFGLVQLAGASYLGWMGLGALRGALAQWRARSDGAFSRAAPLPLSPFKGFTLGLATNLLNPKALVFFLTLFSALITPQVNLATKSAAAVLLLLLSLAWFCLLALLLTKPGFQAWLKRMQLPIDALTGGLFLLVSVGILGNLLLGLLT, from the coding sequence CTGGACCTGTCGCTGCTTGCCACTCTGGGGGTTATTCACAGCGTGGCCCTGATGAGCCCCGGGCCCGATGTCGCCATGGTGCTGCGGGTTGCCAGCAGCAATCCCCCCAGGGTAGCCCTGCTGACCGCCACCGGGATCAGCCTGGCGATACTGCTGCACACCCTCGCCAGCCTCACCGGCCTTAGCCTGATCATCCAGAGTTCCCCCTGGCTCTTTGGCCTGGTGCAATTGGCCGGCGCCTCATATTTAGGCTGGATGGGATTGGGAGCCCTGCGCGGCGCCCTGGCCCAGTGGCGCGCCCGCAGCGATGGCGCTTTTTCCCGGGCAGCCCCGCTGCCGCTCAGTCCCTTCAAGGGCTTCACCCTGGGCCTGGCTACCAATTTGCTCAATCCCAAGGCACTGGTGTTTTTCCTGACCCTGTTTTCGGCCCTGATCACCCCACAGGTCAACCTGGCCACCAAAAGTGCCGCGGCGGTGCTGTTGCTGCTGCTGTCGCTGGCCTGGTTCTGCCTGTTGGCACTGCTTTTGACCAAGCCTGGATTTCAGGCCTGGCTCAAGCGGATGCAACTGCCGATTGATGCCCTGACCGGCGGCCTGTTCCTCTTGGTGTCTGTCGGTATTCTCGGCAATCTGCTTCTGGGGCTGCTGACCTAA
- a CDS encoding ATP-binding protein, translating to MQLKPKKRLLTRMYLTSLSIITLVGFGLAWMVNMLHAQNSYNEETAQLIAEIPQVAAELREHDLIPDTSAWLDENKKPGGFVVVSCDDRFKQVWTSALAVDKGLFDTCERFNEIRGDSPPYYLTLADERGYFIYLLSVEISGVHYNLLMMKDAARLEQESSKYARTTYLRLALVLALALLLLVSAAYWGLRPLTRMQAELQAISDGKASSLSGGYPVEVEGITQALNQLLQQTKSQQERYQNAMNDLAHSLKTRLAAVHAITDDSALDKTSSNEKIMEQVSQMDHLVKYQLKRAMLGRKGLKQEQTQVAPLVEQLAQMLYKIHRDKSVKFTANIPPLILFPGDKGDLMELCGNLMENAFRLCISQVRVTAAITDEGEFELRVEDDGPGVAESLRYKILERGVRADSQSPGQGIGLAVCHEIVESYNGSLTIEESALEGALFRIRIPV from the coding sequence ATGCAATTAAAACCAAAAAAGCGTCTGTTGACGCGCATGTATCTGACCTCGCTGTCGATCATTACCCTGGTGGGCTTCGGCCTCGCCTGGATGGTCAACATGCTTCATGCCCAGAACAGCTACAACGAGGAAACCGCGCAACTGATTGCCGAAATCCCCCAGGTGGCAGCCGAGCTGAGGGAGCATGATCTGATCCCGGATACCTCAGCCTGGCTGGATGAAAACAAAAAACCCGGCGGCTTTGTGGTGGTGTCCTGCGATGACAGGTTCAAGCAGGTGTGGACCTCGGCGCTGGCAGTGGACAAGGGCTTGTTCGACACCTGCGAACGTTTCAATGAAATCCGCGGCGATTCTCCCCCCTACTACCTGACCCTGGCCGATGAGCGGGGTTATTTTATCTATCTGTTGTCGGTAGAGATCAGCGGCGTTCATTACAACCTGCTGATGATGAAAGATGCCGCCCGGCTGGAGCAGGAGTCCAGCAAATATGCGCGCACCACCTATTTGCGTCTGGCATTGGTGCTGGCGTTGGCGCTGCTGCTGCTGGTCAGCGCCGCCTACTGGGGATTGAGACCCCTGACGCGGATGCAGGCCGAACTGCAAGCCATCAGTGATGGCAAGGCCAGTTCCCTGTCCGGTGGCTATCCGGTGGAAGTGGAAGGTATCACCCAGGCGCTCAACCAGTTGCTGCAGCAAACCAAATCCCAGCAGGAACGCTATCAGAATGCCATGAACGATCTGGCCCACAGCCTAAAGACCAGGCTGGCGGCCGTACATGCCATCACCGACGATTCAGCACTCGATAAAACAAGCAGCAACGAAAAAATCATGGAGCAGGTCAGCCAGATGGATCATCTGGTGAAATACCAGCTCAAGCGCGCCATGCTTGGCCGCAAAGGCCTGAAGCAGGAGCAGACCCAGGTCGCGCCTCTGGTGGAACAGCTGGCACAGATGTTGTACAAGATCCACCGTGACAAGTCGGTAAAATTTACCGCCAACATCCCACCGCTGATCCTGTTTCCCGGTGACAAGGGCGATTTGATGGAGCTGTGTGGCAACCTGATGGAAAATGCCTTCAGGCTTTGTATCAGTCAGGTTCGGGTGACGGCGGCAATCACGGATGAGGGTGAATTTGAACTCAGGGTGGAAGACGATGGCCCGGGTGTGGCTGAAAGCCTGAGGTATAAGATTCTTGAGCGCGGCGTCCGTGCCGACAGTCAAAGTCCCGGTCAGGGCATAGGGCTGGCCGTGTGCCATGAAATAGTCGAAAGTTACAACGGCAGCCTGACGATAGAAGAGTCGGCCCTTGAGGGCGCCCTGTTCCGGATCCGGATCCCGGTCTGA
- a CDS encoding ATP-binding cassette domain-containing protein encodes MLHLQHLSLGYQGRQVFGCDSLSFHRGERVAIVGASGAGKSTLLGHIHQQLAAEAALCAQAQGLVDGLSVFHNVYMGALARHHWSYNLLNLAWPLAGHKSAIRALCDELELDCPLTTAVGRLSGGQRQRVALARALYQNKDIFIGDEPLSALDPLMAQRLLSRIQARHHSTIMVLHNRQQALNYFDRIIGIAEGRVILDSPTANLDASALDSFYLDTAADATS; translated from the coding sequence ATGCTGCATCTGCAACACCTGTCGCTCGGCTATCAGGGGCGACAGGTCTTTGGTTGTGACTCGCTCAGTTTCCATAGGGGAGAGCGGGTCGCCATTGTCGGTGCCTCGGGCGCCGGCAAGTCCACTTTGCTCGGTCATATCCATCAACAGCTCGCGGCCGAGGCAGCCCTCTGTGCCCAGGCCCAGGGTTTGGTGGATGGCCTGAGCGTGTTTCATAACGTGTATATGGGCGCCCTGGCCCGTCATCACTGGTCCTATAACCTTTTGAATCTGGCATGGCCCCTGGCCGGTCACAAAAGCGCTATCCGTGCCCTGTGTGATGAGCTGGAATTGGACTGTCCCCTGACCACTGCGGTGGGGCGACTGTCCGGCGGCCAAAGACAGCGGGTTGCGCTCGCGCGGGCCCTGTATCAGAACAAAGACATTTTTATCGGTGACGAACCTTTGTCGGCTCTGGATCCACTTATGGCCCAGCGCCTGCTGAGCCGCATTCAGGCAAGGCACCACAGCACGATAATGGTGCTGCACAACAGGCAACAGGCACTGAATTATTTTGATCGTATTATCGGCATAGCCGAGGGCCGGGTGATACTCGACAGTCCCACCGCCAATCTGGATGCCTCGGCCCTGGACAGCTTCTACCTGGACACCGCGGCCGACGCCACATCATGA
- a CDS encoding 2OG-Fe(II) oxygenase, with protein sequence MDFIEIYPNAIPDDLCDRLIATFESHKGVTDGHTGNGVDKEKKLSRDLMLDAHADLQPIRNELLGYTLKGATDYFNKYAMALMGAVAVTVADANGQPVTLNPDNYTELGAPRAEALVKYLYRSGTVNVQKYPQKLGGYPHWHSEQFPQPGHNEALHRVVLYMYYLNDVAEGGETEFYYQQRKFKPTKGTLVIAPAGFTHSHRGNMPLSNDKYIATSWIMFNRAEQLYGQPR encoded by the coding sequence ATGGATTTTATCGAAATCTATCCCAATGCGATACCGGATGATCTCTGTGATCGTCTGATTGCCACTTTTGAGTCCCACAAGGGAGTCACAGACGGTCACACAGGCAACGGCGTGGACAAGGAGAAGAAGCTCAGTCGTGATCTGATGCTTGATGCCCATGCCGATCTTCAGCCTATCCGCAATGAACTGTTGGGGTACACCCTTAAGGGGGCCACAGATTACTTCAACAAATACGCCATGGCATTAATGGGGGCCGTGGCTGTCACAGTGGCCGACGCCAATGGCCAGCCGGTCACACTCAATCCGGACAACTACACCGAGCTGGGCGCTCCCCGTGCCGAGGCACTGGTGAAGTATCTTTACCGCAGCGGCACGGTCAATGTCCAGAAGTACCCACAAAAATTGGGTGGCTATCCACACTGGCATTCGGAACAGTTCCCTCAGCCCGGGCACAATGAGGCGTTGCACCGGGTGGTGCTGTACATGTATTACCTCAATGATGTGGCCGAAGGCGGCGAAACCGAATTTTATTATCAGCAGCGCAAATTCAAGCCCACCAAGGGCACCCTGGTGATAGCCCCGGCGGGCTTTACCCATTCACACCGGGGCAATATGCCGCTGAGCAATGATAAATATATCGCCACGTCCTGGATCATGTTCAACCGCGCCGAGCAATTGTACGGCCAGCCGCGCTGA
- a CDS encoding putative selenate ABC transporter substrate-binding protein: MKRLSALFGLCFSLLAPLASATTFTFTAIPDEDELALRSRFDKVAAYLEAQLGVEVKYVPVKSYSAAVTAFRNNQVQLAWFGGLSGVQARRLVPGSEAIAQGYEDQFFKSFLIAHHSTGLAKGDGFPAIEGYTFTFGSKDSTSGRLMPQFYVEQHLGKKPEELFKRVGFSGDHSRTIAQVEAGVYQVGAVNYKVWESAVAQGKVDTSKVAVIWESPEYPDYQWTARAGLDASFGAGFKDKLTKALLEMKDPDLLASFPRQSFVPASNQDYVPVETVAKAIGLLD; the protein is encoded by the coding sequence ATGAAACGTCTGTCGGCCCTGTTTGGTCTTTGTTTTTCCCTGCTTGCCCCGCTGGCAAGTGCAACTACTTTTACCTTTACCGCCATTCCCGATGAAGATGAATTGGCGCTGCGCAGCCGTTTTGATAAGGTGGCTGCCTATCTTGAGGCTCAGCTCGGGGTTGAGGTCAAGTATGTGCCGGTGAAATCCTATTCCGCAGCGGTAACCGCATTTCGCAACAACCAGGTGCAATTGGCCTGGTTCGGCGGCTTGTCCGGTGTACAGGCCCGTCGTTTGGTGCCTGGTTCAGAAGCCATAGCCCAGGGCTATGAAGATCAGTTCTTCAAGAGCTTTTTGATTGCCCACCACAGCACAGGTCTGGCCAAGGGTGACGGTTTCCCCGCCATTGAAGGCTATACCTTTACCTTCGGCTCCAAGGATTCCACTTCCGGCCGCCTGATGCCCCAGTTCTATGTGGAGCAGCACCTGGGCAAGAAACCCGAAGAGTTGTTCAAGCGTGTGGGTTTCTCCGGTGATCACAGCCGTACCATAGCCCAGGTGGAAGCCGGCGTGTATCAGGTCGGTGCCGTGAACTACAAGGTATGGGAATCCGCTGTGGCCCAGGGCAAGGTGGATACCAGCAAGGTCGCCGTCATCTGGGAAAGCCCTGAGTACCCTGACTACCAGTGGACCGCCCGTGCCGGTCTGGATGCCAGCTTCGGTGCAGGCTTCAAAGACAAGCTCACCAAGGCGCTGCTGGAGATGAAAGACCCGGATCTGCTGGCCAGCTTCCCGCGCCAGTCCTTTGTGCCTGCCTCCAATCAGGATTATGTGCCGGTGGAAACCGTGGCCAAGGCCATAGGTCTGCTGGACTGA
- a CDS encoding sensor histidine kinase: MSIKRYLFILFATLILMLGLSQMLLTGYVKGQLDEELQQSSLSLSRQLVSVVVNSVDDTEPSAEEVAAFEAEVEWLDKSTVPEPEPEPEPEPEPEPIATHNERQRVELDRQSADEEKQNALQERESAELDKAIATLEQTLSQWQADSGKQHELPAHIKQELQRQYEQLQQEREHLRHAREVMGREYRQKVERALDNLELDTRQWLDRGQVQLIESGKIPQFHRINVSQDGATSALTRFREWTLLLILASCGVGILLAYWLSHHVSRPLSELAKGHKLLGEGQLGVQLEPRGVEELKQMLAGFNAMSAKLAELSRKEQQMRGQQHLVELGEITRGIAHSLRNPLHTLGLLSESLASREDARERERLAAQIQQKIAMMDKHIQSLLVLSGSGVSGRNWVPLAAVVQDILLELSVSGLSPQVNVSGRELGLRVRGLESEVRSILHAVMVNACEAYGTLTTDMPLRLDVALEQDDSEIRVRVCDWGAGLPQAIRTQLGQPHISSKPEGTGMGLYIAMRLLDSHYGGRLSFEDNPEGGTQVTVHFARTDEQAATAQADAQAGDVK, translated from the coding sequence ATGTCGATTAAGCGTTACCTGTTTATCCTGTTTGCCACCCTCATCCTGATGCTGGGGCTTAGCCAGATGTTGCTCACCGGCTATGTCAAGGGCCAGCTGGATGAAGAGCTGCAGCAAAGTTCGTTGTCCTTGTCCAGGCAGCTGGTCAGTGTGGTGGTTAACAGCGTGGACGATACCGAACCCTCGGCCGAAGAGGTGGCGGCATTTGAGGCCGAAGTGGAGTGGTTGGACAAATCCACTGTGCCAGAGCCAGAGCCAGAGCCGGAGCCAGAGCCGGAGCCGGAGCCAATTGCCACCCACAATGAGAGGCAAAGGGTAGAGCTGGACAGACAAAGTGCCGATGAGGAAAAACAAAATGCTCTCCAGGAGCGAGAAAGTGCCGAACTGGACAAGGCCATAGCGACACTGGAGCAAACTCTGTCACAGTGGCAGGCAGACAGCGGCAAACAGCATGAGCTTCCCGCCCATATCAAGCAGGAGTTACAGCGCCAGTATGAGCAGTTGCAGCAAGAGCGAGAGCATTTGCGTCATGCCCGTGAAGTCATGGGCCGTGAATATCGCCAGAAAGTCGAACGGGCCCTGGATAATCTGGAACTGGATACCCGCCAATGGCTTGATAGGGGCCAGGTGCAATTGATTGAAAGTGGCAAGATCCCGCAATTCCACAGGATAAATGTCAGCCAGGACGGCGCCACCTCGGCTCTGACCCGTTTCCGCGAATGGACCTTGCTGTTAATCCTGGCGTCCTGCGGTGTTGGCATATTGCTGGCGTATTGGCTCAGTCACCATGTCAGCCGTCCCCTGTCCGAGCTGGCAAAGGGACACAAATTGCTGGGTGAGGGGCAACTGGGGGTACAACTTGAGCCCCGTGGGGTTGAGGAGCTTAAACAGATGCTGGCGGGCTTCAATGCCATGAGCGCCAAGCTGGCGGAGCTGAGCCGCAAGGAACAACAGATGCGCGGTCAGCAGCATCTGGTGGAACTGGGGGAAATCACCCGCGGCATAGCCCACAGCCTGCGCAATCCGCTGCATACCCTGGGGCTCCTATCCGAGTCGTTGGCGAGCCGGGAAGACGCCCGGGAGCGGGAACGGCTCGCGGCGCAAATTCAGCAAAAAATTGCCATGATGGATAAACATATACAATCCCTGCTGGTGCTGAGCGGCAGTGGCGTGTCCGGGCGCAACTGGGTGCCGTTGGCGGCCGTGGTGCAGGATATACTGCTGGAACTGTCGGTCAGTGGCCTGTCCCCACAAGTTAACGTCAGCGGTCGTGAGTTGGGATTACGGGTGCGCGGACTGGAGTCCGAGGTGCGCAGCATTCTCCATGCTGTGATGGTTAATGCCTGCGAGGCCTATGGGACTTTGACGACCGACATGCCGCTGCGTTTGGATGTGGCGCTGGAGCAGGATGACAGTGAAATACGGGTGAGGGTGTGCGATTGGGGCGCCGGACTGCCGCAGGCCATTCGCACTCAGTTGGGCCAGCCCCATATCAGCAGTAAACCCGAAGGCACGGGCATGGGCCTGTATATTGCCATGCGCTTGCTGGACAGCCATTACGGGGGCCGTTTGAGTTTTGAGGACAATCCCGAAGGCGGCACCCAGGTCACAGTGCATTTCGCCCGCACTGATGAACAAGCCGCTACAGCCCAGGCCGACGCTCAGGCGGGGGATGTCAAATGA
- a CDS encoding response regulator: protein MRILVVEDDPLLSHHLKVQLTELGNQVQVARTAGDGFYQATNYPIDVAIVDLGLPDGDGISLITQLRNEGLKAPILILTARVNWQDKVEGLNAGADDYLVKPFQKEELVARLDALVRRSAGFVKPRISSGDLELDLAAKQVTLNGERMEVTAFEYLILEYLMRHCHEVVAKQRLLDVIYGDKEGDPNTIEVMVSRLRKKLTKEGMDTPIVTIRGQGYKFNLPCN from the coding sequence ATGCGAATTCTTGTCGTTGAAGATGATCCCCTGCTGTCCCACCATCTCAAGGTGCAACTCACAGAGCTTGGCAATCAGGTCCAGGTCGCCCGCACCGCAGGTGATGGTTTCTATCAGGCAACCAACTATCCCATAGATGTGGCCATAGTGGATCTGGGCTTGCCCGACGGGGATGGCATCAGCCTTATTACCCAATTACGCAACGAAGGGCTGAAGGCGCCTATCCTTATCCTCACCGCCCGGGTCAATTGGCAGGACAAGGTCGAGGGCCTCAATGCCGGTGCCGATGACTACCTGGTCAAGCCATTCCAGAAAGAGGAATTGGTGGCACGGCTCGATGCCCTGGTGCGCCGCAGCGCCGGCTTTGTTAAGCCCAGGATCAGCAGCGGTGATCTGGAGCTGGATCTTGCCGCCAAACAGGTGACACTCAATGGCGAGCGCATGGAAGTCACGGCCTTTGAATACCTGATCCTCGAATACCTGATGCGCCACTGTCACGAGGTTGTCGCCAAGCAGCGTCTGCTGGATGTGATTTACGGTGACAAGGAAGGCGATCCCAACACCATAGAGGTCATGGTCAGCCGCTTGCGCAAAAAGCTCACCAAGGAAGGCATGGATACCCCCATAGTCACCATCCGTGGCCAGGGTTATAAGTTCAATCTGCCATGCAATTAA
- the nadE gene encoding ammonia-dependent NAD(+) synthetase, with protein sequence MKGQILREMKVLTSITPDFEVQRRVAFIKARLKAAHSKTLVLGISGGVDSSVAGRLCQLAVDELNAEHDSQEYRFIAVRLPYHIQQDEHEAQMACQFIRPSKLVTVNVHSGVDGVHFTALAAMEEAGIALPDDAKVDFVKGNVKARMRMIAQYEIAGLTGGLVVGTDHSAENITGFYTKWGDGACDLAPLFGLNKRQVRQLAAFLGAPEVLVKKAPTADLECNKPGLEDEVALGLSYDQIDDFLEGKAVSQEVEGKLVAIYKATQHKRQPIPTIYD encoded by the coding sequence GTGAAAGGACAGATTCTGCGTGAGATGAAAGTACTCACCTCCATTACCCCCGACTTTGAGGTTCAGCGCCGGGTGGCCTTCATCAAGGCCAGGTTGAAAGCGGCCCACAGCAAGACTTTGGTGCTCGGGATCAGCGGCGGGGTGGACTCCTCGGTTGCCGGTCGCCTGTGCCAGTTGGCGGTCGATGAACTCAATGCCGAGCATGACAGCCAGGAATACCGTTTTATCGCTGTGCGCCTGCCATACCATATTCAGCAGGATGAACACGAAGCCCAGATGGCCTGCCAGTTTATCCGGCCCAGCAAGCTGGTGACAGTCAATGTCCACAGCGGCGTCGACGGCGTGCATTTTACCGCCCTGGCGGCCATGGAAGAAGCCGGCATAGCCCTGCCGGATGACGCCAAGGTGGACTTCGTAAAAGGTAACGTCAAGGCCAGGATGCGCATGATAGCCCAGTATGAAATTGCCGGCCTCACCGGCGGCCTGGTGGTGGGCACTGACCACAGCGCCGAGAACATCACCGGTTTTTACACCAAGTGGGGTGATGGTGCCTGCGATCTGGCGCCGCTCTTTGGTCTCAACAAGCGTCAGGTGCGCCAGTTGGCCGCCTTCCTCGGTGCTCCCGAGGTGCTGGTGAAGAAAGCGCCGACAGCAGACCTGGAATGCAACAAGCCCGGGTTGGAGGACGAAGTGGCCCTGGGGTTGAGCTACGACCAGATTGATGACTTCCTCGAAGGCAAGGCCGTCAGTCAGGAGGTGGAGGGCAAGCTGGTGGCCATTTATAAGGCGACCCAGCACAAGCGCCAGCCGATCCCGACCATTTACGATTAA
- a CDS encoding PhnE/PtxC family ABC transporter permease, with product MNKLLFESSSQPPGSWTFAGRWTRLTLALWLLSALAFLVADTEVIALEPWNELRRMLAGLLAPDFFATEQLLDALWQTVSFALLGVSGGLLLGSGLALVYHHPLIAAACAFVRAIHELFWALLFLQIFGLSPLTGVMALILPYAGTFARVFHDMLCRAPRVTDSTLPAGVDGISRYVFGKVVHVLPEMRAYVRYRFECGLRSSAVLGFIGMPTLGFHLESAFRQGHYPEGMALLLLFVLMIGTITLWCRRWLVPLYLLLAVYTLPPLAQVDGSLLWRFVSQDIWPASVQQWLLAGASLSQVPAALWQTCDWLWRLLQQQALPGIGATLVLALAALGMTHVLVMLLLPWGRKTREPRRWDRVPRALRWLGLLLMRAIPEYVFAFVFMLLLGPSMLPAMLALALHNGGLIAFLTARAVDREGKGLPAGLDGFGYRILPVIYPGFMALLFYRFEVILRETAILGMLGIATLGFYIDSNFAEIRFAGALVLMICTALLNIGVDILARRLLTPGRSLLPERC from the coding sequence ATGAACAAGCTGTTGTTTGAGTCATCTTCCCAACCCCCGGGGTCCTGGACCTTTGCCGGTCGCTGGACCCGCTTGACCTTGGCCCTGTGGCTGCTGTCGGCGCTGGCGTTTCTGGTGGCCGACACCGAGGTTATCGCCCTTGAGCCCTGGAACGAACTGAGGCGCATGCTCGCTGGCCTGCTGGCGCCGGATTTTTTCGCCACCGAGCAGTTGCTTGATGCCCTGTGGCAAACGGTGAGTTTTGCCCTGCTCGGGGTGAGTGGCGGCTTGCTGCTGGGCTCTGGCTTGGCGCTGGTGTATCACCATCCCTTGATAGCCGCGGCTTGCGCCTTTGTGCGCGCCATCCATGAGCTGTTCTGGGCCCTGCTGTTCTTGCAGATTTTCGGCCTGTCGCCGCTCACCGGGGTGATGGCCTTGATCTTGCCCTACGCCGGCACATTCGCCCGGGTGTTCCACGATATGTTGTGCCGGGCGCCCAGAGTCACCGACAGTACCTTGCCGGCGGGCGTGGACGGCATCAGTCGCTACGTGTTCGGCAAGGTGGTGCATGTGCTGCCGGAAATGCGTGCTTATGTACGATACCGCTTTGAGTGCGGACTGCGCAGCAGTGCCGTACTGGGTTTTATCGGTATGCCGACCCTGGGATTCCATCTGGAAAGCGCCTTCCGCCAGGGCCATTATCCGGAGGGGATGGCGCTGTTGCTGCTGTTTGTGCTGATGATTGGCACTATTACCCTCTGGTGCCGCCGTTGGTTGGTGCCGCTTTACCTGCTGCTGGCCGTCTATACGCTGCCGCCACTGGCCCAGGTTGATGGCAGTCTGCTGTGGCGATTTGTCAGTCAGGATATCTGGCCCGCGAGCGTGCAACAGTGGCTGCTGGCGGGCGCGTCCTTGAGTCAAGTGCCCGCTGCACTGTGGCAGACCTGCGACTGGCTCTGGCGCTTGCTGCAGCAACAGGCGTTGCCGGGCATTGGAGCGACACTGGTGTTGGCTCTGGCGGCGTTGGGCATGACCCATGTGCTGGTGATGTTGCTGCTGCCCTGGGGACGGAAAACCCGTGAGCCAAGGCGCTGGGACAGAGTGCCAAGAGCGCTGCGCTGGCTGGGACTGCTGCTGATGCGCGCCATTCCCGAATACGTGTTTGCCTTTGTGTTTATGCTGCTGCTCGGCCCTTCCATGCTGCCGGCCATGCTGGCGCTGGCGCTGCATAACGGCGGCCTGATTGCTTTTTTAACCGCCAGGGCGGTGGACAGGGAAGGTAAAGGCTTGCCGGCCGGCCTTGACGGCTTCGGCTATCGGATCTTGCCGGTAATTTACCCTGGGTTTATGGCCCTGCTGTTTTACCGTTTTGAGGTCATTTTGCGTGAAACCGCGATTTTGGGCATGCTCGGCATTGCCACCCTGGGTTTCTATATCGACAGCAATTTTGCCGAAATCCGCTTTGCCGGCGCCCTGGTGCTGATGATTTGCACCGCGCTGCTCAACATTGGGGTGGATATTCTGGCCAGAAGGCTGCTGACGCCGGGCCGCAGCCTGCTGCCGGAGCGCTGCTGA
- a CDS encoding sigma-54-dependent transcriptional regulator — MADALKILVVEDEPGQRELIVAMLAEAGHSLSAAGSVEEAIVAIKADMPDLVFSDWKLGQLSGMDLLNYVKREHPDLGFIIATAYGTISHAVDAVQAGADDYLTKPYQRQTLLLAINKVARAQALKRQNRELSSALSEQRALVGLVGKAPCMQQVFERLRRISATDATVLIGGESGTGKELAARALHQLSARQHGPFVAINCGAIPESLAEAELFGAEKGAFTGANSLKLGKLEAANGGTVFLDEIGELPLLQQTKLLRFLQEGVITRLGAQQEMTLDVRVIAATHRNLQQEVAEGRFREDLFYRLNVVPIRMPPLRERREDIGRLIEHFLKLHARQYGFDAPVLDKSTLKQLLDYAWPGNVRELSNRIERFVLLGDEEELRAETRPGAVTVKGGMQLPEEGLDWDAFERQCLAQAMARFEGNRTKAAKWLGMSYKAFLYRLEKHGLV, encoded by the coding sequence ATGGCTGATGCATTGAAAATCCTGGTGGTGGAAGATGAGCCCGGGCAAAGAGAGCTGATAGTGGCCATGTTGGCCGAAGCGGGCCATAGCCTGAGCGCTGCCGGCAGTGTCGAAGAGGCAATTGTCGCCATCAAGGCCGACATGCCGGATCTGGTGTTCTCCGACTGGAAACTGGGGCAGCTGTCGGGCATGGATCTGCTCAATTACGTCAAGCGCGAGCACCCGGATCTGGGTTTTATCATTGCCACGGCCTACGGCACCATCAGCCATGCGGTGGACGCGGTGCAGGCCGGTGCCGACGATTACCTCACCAAGCCTTACCAGCGTCAGACCCTGCTGCTGGCCATCAACAAGGTTGCCAGGGCTCAGGCGCTCAAGCGCCAGAACCGTGAACTGTCCAGCGCCCTGTCGGAGCAGCGGGCCCTGGTGGGGCTGGTGGGCAAGGCGCCCTGCATGCAACAGGTGTTTGAGCGGCTGCGGCGCATCAGCGCCACCGATGCCACTGTGCTGATTGGCGGCGAAAGCGGTACCGGCAAGGAGCTGGCGGCCAGAGCTCTGCACCAGCTGTCGGCCCGGCAGCATGGGCCCTTTGTGGCCATCAACTGCGGTGCCATTCCCGAAAGTCTGGCGGAGGCCGAGTTGTTCGGGGCCGAGAAGGGGGCCTTCACCGGCGCCAACAGCCTCAAGCTGGGAAAGCTGGAAGCGGCCAATGGCGGTACAGTGTTTCTCGATGAAATCGGTGAGCTGCCCTTGCTGCAACAGACCAAGCTGCTGCGCTTTTTGCAGGAAGGGGTGATCACCCGCCTAGGTGCCCAGCAGGAAATGACCCTGGATGTGCGGGTCATAGCCGCCACCCACAGAAACCTGCAGCAGGAGGTGGCCGAGGGCCGTTTTCGGGAAGATCTCTTCTATCGCCTCAACGTGGTGCCCATCCGCATGCCGCCGCTGCGGGAACGGCGTGAGGACATAGGCCGGCTGATCGAGCACTTTTTGAAATTACACGCCCGTCAGTACGGTTTTGACGCGCCCGTGCTCGACAAGAGTACCCTCAAGCAGTTGCTGGATTATGCCTGGCCCGGCAATGTGCGTGAGCTGTCCAATCGCATTGAGCGCTTTGTGCTGCTGGGGGACGAAGAGGAACTCAGGGCCGAGACACGCCCGGGGGCCGTTACCGTCAAGGGCGGCATGCAGCTGCCCGAGGAGGGGCTGGATTGGGATGCCTTTGAGCGCCAGTGTCTGGCGCAGGCAATGGCGCGCTTCGAGGGCAATCGCACCAAGGCAGCCAAGTGGCTCGGCATGAGCTACAAGGCCTTCCTTTACCGACTGGAAAAGCACGGCCTGGTATGA